The Mesorhizobium sp. B2-8-5 genome segment CAGGCCCGTAGATTAGCGTCTGGCGCTACAGCAGTAAAATTGATAGATGTCGGACTCTGATATCAATGGAATTGATATGCCCGCACCCCTCGATCTCAGATTGCTGTCGACCTTCGTCCGCGCGGCGCATTCGGGAACGCTCAGCGCCACCGCCGTGCAGGTCGGGCGCACGCAATCGGCGGTGACGATGCAGATACAGCGGCTCGAAGACGCGCTCGGCGGCCAGAGCTTATTTCATCGAAGCGGCAGCGGCGTTCGCCTTACCGGCAGCGGCGAGCGCTTCCTTGCCTATGCCGAGCGCATCCTCAAAATCCACGATGAGGCGGTTTCGGCTTTCTCCGGCAAGGGCCTGCAGGGATCGATCATTTTCGGCAGCCCGGAAGACTATTTGAGCGCCTTCTTTCCCACGCTCTTGAGAAGCTTCGGGAGCCTTTATCCGGACATCGAGATCAAGGTCGTGTCGGCGCCGACTGTCGAACTGCACAATCTGCTGCATGCGCGCCAGGTCGATCTGGCGCTTGTCTCCATTCCGGACGCGAGCGCCTCCAGGGAGGTCGTGCGCACGGAAGCGATGGTCTGGGTCGGCAGCAAGCCGACATTGGAGCTGCACGAGTTCGGCGAGACCGTGCCGTTGGCGCTGCCGGCATCGAACGCGATGGACCACAAGGCTGCCTGCGATGCCATGTCCCGCGCCGGACTGCGCTACAAGATATCCTATGCCAGCAACAGCCTCACCGGCCTGATAGCGGTGGCGCGGTCCGGCCTTGCGATAAGCGTGATGACGCAGAGGGCCGTCCCGTCGGATCTCTTCATCCTCAACGCGCCGCTTCCGAGATTGTCCCGGCTCGGCGTTCTGATCGCCTTCGCCGAGACCACGAGGTCGCCGGCCGTCGAGGCGTTTGCCAGCCACATCCGGGGTGTCCTGCCGTCGCTGTAATCGCCTTGCCCCCGCCAAAATGGGGCGAGCAATGCTCCAACCATCGATTGGCTCTCCCAGAGATAACCAATCCCCGCTAGATAGCGGCCGCATCGGACGAGTTATCGGGAGCAAAAATGATCTTACTGACGAGAGCTGTGGTTCAGCCCTGGAATTGCGACATGATGGGCCACATGACGACGCGGTTCTACGTCGCCTTTTTCGACGACGCCATCAACATCCTGCTCGGCCAGGCGACCGGCTGGGCGCCGACGACGCCCGAATGGGCAGACAGGGGATGGGCGGACGTCCGGCACGAGATCGACTTCGTCGGCGAAGTGCCATCGGGGGTCATCGTGGAAATCTACGGCACGGTCCGCACTATCGGCCGCACCTCCATCCAGACGGACTACGAGATGCGCAGGCTGCATGGCGGCGAGCTCGCGGCGAAGCTCACCGCCAAGACGGTCTTCTTCAATCTTGCGGAGCGGAAATCCACCCCGCTGACGGAGCCTATGCTTGAACGCCTGAAATCCTGGATGCCGACCACTGCTGTGCCTGGTCGCAACGGCGCCTGACGCCGGCGGCGGCTCGACTGGCGGGGCGACCGCGCCGGCCTCCTTCCTGGATCAGGCGCCGCTCCACATCGCATCCGGCACCACCACCAGCTTGCCGACGAAGTCCTTGGCGATGAAATCCGCCTGGGCCCGGTGGAAATCGGAGAGCTTATAGACGCCGCCGACCAGCGGCCGGATTCTCTTCTCCTCGATGTAGCGGACGATGCGGCGGAAGTCGGCCCGCGTGCCCTGGCTCGAACCGTGGAGCTGCAGCTGCTTCAGATACATGGTGCGCAGATCGAGCTGCACCACCGGTCCGGCGATCGCTCCGGCCGTGGTGTAGCGGCCTTCCGGGCGCAGGATTCGCAGCAAATCGTTGAAGATGGCGCCGCCGACCAGATCAGCGACCACGTCGATCGGCTGGCCGCTAGTCGCTTCGTTGACGACGGCCGGCAGATCGGCCACGCCGCGCGTGATCACCTTCTCGGCGCCGATGTCGAGCACGGCCTGCTCCTTGCCCTTGCCGGCCACCGCGTAGGGGATGGCGCCGCGTGCCCGAGCCAGTTGCACGATGCCGGAACCGACACCGCCGGAGGCACCGGTGACCAGCACACGCTCGCCGGCTTTCAGCGCGGCGCGTTCCAGCATCTGCTCGCCAGTGAGATAGGCGCAGCAGAAGGTGGCAAGCTCGACATCGCTCAGATTGGTGTCGACGACATGCGCGTTCTCAGCCGGCAGCGCCTGGTATTCGGCGTAACCGCCGTCGCGCCCATGGCCCATATAGTCGATGTCGGCCAGCGAATCGTCGTCGCGATTGTAGATCGAGAAGTCGACCATGACACGCTCGCCGATGCGGTCGGCAGGCACGCCGTCGCCGACTGCGACGATGGCGCCGACCGTGTCAGTGCCCTGGATGCGCGGGAAGGTGAGCGTGTTGCCCTGCCGGCGCCAGGTCGACACGGCAGCCGCGTCCTCCTCCGTGCCATAGGCGCCCTGACGCACCCAGACATCGGTGTTGTTCATGCCGCAGGCGCTGACCTTGACCAGGACCTCGCCGGCGGCCGGCGCGGGCACCTTCACATCGGTGCGGTAGACGAGTTTCTCCAGGCCGCCATGGGCCGTAAGCTGCACGGCGGCCATCGTGGAGGGAACGGTTCTGGTCATGGCATTCATGTCACTTCTCAGATGTCGCTTCTCAGATACTGGCAAACACGCTGTTCACCGCGTCGGTGGTTTTTGCAACGATGATGTCGGCCTCCTCGCGCGTCAGGCAGAGCGGCGGGGCGAAGCCGAGGATGTCGCCCTGCGGCATGGCGCGGCCGATGACGCCGCTTGCCGCGAGCGCCGTGGCGATCTGCGGTCCGACCTTCAGCGCCGGATCGAAGAAGACACGGTCGTCGCGGTCCTTCACGAACTCGATCGCCGCCAGCATGCCGTCGCCGCGGACCTCGCCGACATTTTTGTGGCCACCGACGGCCTTGGCGAGCTCGGCGCGGAAGTAAGCGCCCGTCTCGCCGGCATTCCGCACCAGGTCCATCTCGTCGATCAGTTCGAGATTGGCGACACCGGCGGCAACGCAGATCGGATGCGCCGAATAGGTCCAGCCATGGCCCAGCGAACCGAGCTTGTCGGAGCCTTGCACCAGCACCTGCCACATCTTGTCGGCGACGATGACGCCCGACAGCGGCGCATAGGCCGAGGTCAGGCCCTTGGCGATGGTGATCAGGTCCGGCTTGATGCCGTAATGGTCGGAGCCGAACATGGTGCCAAGGCGACCGAAGCCGGTCACCACCTCGTCGGCGACGAGCAGCACGTCGTATTTGTTCAGCACGGCCTGGATCTTCTCCCAATAACCGGCCGGCGGTGGCACGATGCCGCCGGTGCCGAGGATCGGCTCGCCGATGAAGGCCGCGACCGTGTCCGGGCCTTCGGCGAGGATCATCTCCTCCAGTTTGTCGGCGCAATGTTGCGAGAACTGCTCCTCGCTCATCGAGCGGTCGGCGCGGCGGAAATAATAGGGCGCTTCGGTGTGCAGGATCGGCGCGCGCGGCAGGTCGAAGGCGTTGTGGAACAGCTCGAGCCCGGTCAGCGATCCGGTCATCACGCCCGAGCCGTGGTAGCCGCGCCAGCGCGAGATGATCTTCTTCTTCTCGGGCCGACCCAGCACATTGTTGTAGTACCAGATCAGCTTGATGTTGGTCTCATTGGCATCTGAGCCTGAGAGGCCGAAATAGACTCGGTTCATGCCCTTCGGCGCGCGGTCGATGATCATCTTGGCCAACGTGATCGAGGCTTCGGTGCCGTGCCCGACATACGCGTGATAGTAGGCGAGGTTCTTGGCCTGCTCGGCGATGGCATCGGCGATCTTCTGGCGGCCGTAGCCGACATTGACGCAATAGAGGCCGGCGAAGGCATCGATGCTCTTCTTGCCGGTGTTGTCCCAGACGGTGACGCCTTCGCCGCCGGCCATGATGCGGGCCGGCGATTCACCGCGCGCATGCGTGCCCATATGCGTCGAGGGGTGGAAGAAGTGGTCGCGGTCCCAGGCGGAGAGTTCGTTGGACTGTTCGAGCATTTTTTGACTCCTTGT includes the following:
- a CDS encoding aspartate aminotransferase family protein, giving the protein MLEQSNELSAWDRDHFFHPSTHMGTHARGESPARIMAGGEGVTVWDNTGKKSIDAFAGLYCVNVGYGRQKIADAIAEQAKNLAYYHAYVGHGTEASITLAKMIIDRAPKGMNRVYFGLSGSDANETNIKLIWYYNNVLGRPEKKKIISRWRGYHGSGVMTGSLTGLELFHNAFDLPRAPILHTEAPYYFRRADRSMSEEQFSQHCADKLEEMILAEGPDTVAAFIGEPILGTGGIVPPPAGYWEKIQAVLNKYDVLLVADEVVTGFGRLGTMFGSDHYGIKPDLITIAKGLTSAYAPLSGVIVADKMWQVLVQGSDKLGSLGHGWTYSAHPICVAAGVANLELIDEMDLVRNAGETGAYFRAELAKAVGGHKNVGEVRGDGMLAAIEFVKDRDDRVFFDPALKVGPQIATALAASGVIGRAMPQGDILGFAPPLCLTREEADIIVAKTTDAVNSVFASI
- a CDS encoding alcohol dehydrogenase family protein, whose product is MNAMTRTVPSTMAAVQLTAHGGLEKLVYRTDVKVPAPAAGEVLVKVSACGMNNTDVWVRQGAYGTEEDAAAVSTWRRQGNTLTFPRIQGTDTVGAIVAVGDGVPADRIGERVMVDFSIYNRDDDSLADIDYMGHGRDGGYAEYQALPAENAHVVDTNLSDVELATFCCAYLTGEQMLERAALKAGERVLVTGASGGVGSGIVQLARARGAIPYAVAGKGKEQAVLDIGAEKVITRGVADLPAVVNEATSGQPIDVVADLVGGAIFNDLLRILRPEGRYTTAGAIAGPVVQLDLRTMYLKQLQLHGSSQGTRADFRRIVRYIEEKRIRPLVGGVYKLSDFHRAQADFIAKDFVGKLVVVPDAMWSGA
- a CDS encoding acyl-CoA thioesterase, coding for MILLTRAVVQPWNCDMMGHMTTRFYVAFFDDAINILLGQATGWAPTTPEWADRGWADVRHEIDFVGEVPSGVIVEIYGTVRTIGRTSIQTDYEMRRLHGGELAAKLTAKTVFFNLAERKSTPLTEPMLERLKSWMPTTAVPGRNGA
- a CDS encoding LysR family transcriptional regulator; translation: MPAPLDLRLLSTFVRAAHSGTLSATAVQVGRTQSAVTMQIQRLEDALGGQSLFHRSGSGVRLTGSGERFLAYAERILKIHDEAVSAFSGKGLQGSIIFGSPEDYLSAFFPTLLRSFGSLYPDIEIKVVSAPTVELHNLLHARQVDLALVSIPDASASREVVRTEAMVWVGSKPTLELHEFGETVPLALPASNAMDHKAACDAMSRAGLRYKISYASNSLTGLIAVARSGLAISVMTQRAVPSDLFILNAPLPRLSRLGVLIAFAETTRSPAVEAFASHIRGVLPSL